A window from Pelodiscus sinensis isolate JC-2024 chromosome 31, ASM4963464v1, whole genome shotgun sequence encodes these proteins:
- the LOC142821628 gene encoding uncharacterized protein LOC142821628, translating into MCETGQFQLPEEISPELEEQVSAFSQKTYALSETLREFKDTLPSALERARGKSLGAFRQGCRTPMSDSSSAPGLQSQGEEMAVVEPVSFEEVAVYFSEEEWALLDPGQRALYRDVMQENYEAVSWLGFPISKAHVLSWVERGEELQIPDLQGCEEGEIISDTHTAGDGMLNENSERSLQEEGRERMAPYGVLVERSEGHVSQSPEQGETRESQCSLQRQQGNHPEAGQDKFSQRSRRLKTNKETVQKKIPHQHSTCAWSDCATLLKHERAQTGEKPFSCSDCGKSFSWRSFLVIHRRVHTGEKPFSCSDCGKSFNQRSHLVIHRRAHTGEKPFSCSDCGKSFSQTSHLVIHRRAHTGEKPFSCSDCGKSFSRRSRLVIHRRAHTGEKPFSCSDCGKSFSQRSHLVIHRRAHTGEKPFSCSDCGKRFSRRSCLVIHRRVHTGEKPFSYSDCGKGFCQTSTLVRHRKTHTEEAIHLLSL; encoded by the exons at gtgtgagacggggcagttccagctgccagaagaaatttcccctgaactggaagaacaagtcagtgctttctcccagaaaacgtatgcgctgtcggagactctgagggaattcaaag acactctgccctctgcactggagagagcaagaggaaaatccctgggagctttcagacaag gctgcagaacacccatgtctgactccagctcagcccctggcctgcagagccagggagaggaaaTGGCCGTGGTGGAGCcagtgagcttcgaggaggtggctgtgtatttctctgaggaggaatgggctctgttggacccaggccagagagccctctacagggatgtgatgcaggagaattacgaggctgtgagctggctgg GATTTCCTATTTCCAAAGCTCATgtgctctcctgggtggagcgaggggaagagctgcagatcccagatctccaaggctgtgaggaaggggagatcatcagtgacacccacacag caggtgatgggatgctcaatgagaacagtgagaggaGTCTTCAGGAGGAAGGACGTGAGCGAATGGCTCCATATGGGGTGTTAGTGgaaagatctgaagggcatgtttctcagagtcctgagcaaggagagactcGTGAGAGTCAGTGTAgtctacaaaggcagcagggaaaccatccagaaGCAGGACAGGATAAATTCAGTCAGaggagcagaaggttgaaaacaaacaaagaaactgttcaaaagaaaatcccccatcaacattcaACTTGTGCTTGGAGTGACTGTGCAACTCTTCTTAAACATGAAAGAGCccaaacaggagagaaacccttcagctgctctgactgtgggaaaagcttcagttggcGGTCAttccttgttatccataggagagttcacacgggagagaaacccttcagctgctctgactgtgggaaaagcttcaatcagaggtcacaccttgttatccataggagagcccacacaggagagaaacctttcagctgctctgactgtgggaaaagtttcagtcagacgtcacaccttgttatccataggagagcccacacaggggagaaacctttcagctgctctgactgtgggaaaagcttcagtcggaggtcacgccttgttatccataggagagctcacacaggggagaaacctttcagctgctctgactgtgggaaaagcttcagtcagaggtcacatcttgttatccataggagagcccacacaggggagaaacccttcagctgctctgactgtgggaaaagattcagtcGGAGGTCAtgccttgttatccataggagagttcacacaggagagaaacccttcagctacTCTGATTGTGGGAAAGGCTTCTGTCAGACCTCAACCCTTGTAAGACATAGGAAAACCCATACGGAAGAAGCTATTCACCTGCTTTCACTGTAG
- the LOC142821597 gene encoding uncharacterized protein LOC142821597 isoform X1 translates to MAAERSLESVREEAPRPVCLEDFTAPVTLECGNNSCQAPLSPQGRDTEQQGPLRPNRQLANVVELAKPLSFQAAKRARWDGVCGEHQEALKLFCEEDQTPICVVCDRSQAHMVMPLQEAAQEYKEKLETHLKTLREEREKLLRRKTAAEGKSQEYLKWTQAKRQMIVAEFQQLLQFLEEQKQRLLAQLEKLDEEIGRFQIDTVRNLSVRLSRISEGIGELEGKCQKPASEFLQDVRSALSRCETGQFQLPEEISPELEEQVRGFSQKTIALSETLREFKDMLPSALDRARGKSLGAFRQAFPVSKTDVISWVEQEEELRVPDPPSCEEGEIISNTHTGDRTLTENHEKSLQQEGLEQVSPCGLLLRRSEGHVFQIREQGESCESQHSPEKQQGNHLGEGQGNSRSTGEKRNTETVQQEIPHQQSPCTCSDCETLPEHQRVHTGEKPFKCSDSGKSFSEHSHFTNHQKIHTRDTPHNCSDCGKNFSTNSHLVIHRMAHTGEKPFNCSDCGKNFSQKSNLVTHRKSHTGKKPFTCSDCGKNFSSSSSLVAHRRSHTGEKPFNCSDCEKSFSQISTLVRHRRTHTGEKPFYCSDCGKSFSSNGELINHWRIHTGEKPFNCSDCGKSFSQKSNLVTHRKSHTGEKPFHCSDCGQSFSNSTSLVSHRITHTGEKPFYCSDCGKSFRRSSNLVTHSRSHTGEKPFNCSDCGKSFSQISHLVSHRMTHTGEKPFYCSDCGKSFRRNSDLVIHRRIHTGEKPYNCSDCGKSFSHSSSLLYHKRTHTGKKLYNCSDCGKSFSQCSCVTSHQNTYTRVAL, encoded by the exons atggctgcagagcgcTCCCTGGAAAGTGTCCGGGAGGAAGCGCCGCGTCCcgtctgtctggaggatttcacagcccctgtcactctggagtgtgggaacaattcctgccaggcccccctcagccctcagggcagagacactgagcagcagggacccctccggcccaaccggcagctggcaaacgtggtggaactagccaagccgctgagtttccaggcagcaaagagagcaagatgggacggggtgtgcggggagcaccaggaggctctgaagctgttctgtgaagaggatcaaactcccatctgtgtggtgtgtgacagatcccaggctcacaTGGTGATGCCcttacaggaagctgcccaggagtacaag gaaaaattggagactcatttgaagactctgagggaggagagagaaaagctgctgagaaggaaaacagcagcagaagggaaaagccaggagtatctg aaatggacccaagccaagaggcagatgattgtggctgagtttcagcagctgctgcagtttctggAGGAACAAAAGCAGCGACTCCTAGCCCAGCTGGAGAAATTagatgaggagattgggaggttcCAGATTGACACTGTCAGGAACCTCTCTGTGCGGCTTTCCCGTATCAGCGAGGGGatcggtgagctggaggggaagtgtcagaagccagcaagtgaattcctgcag GACGTCAGAAGCGCCCTGAGTAG gtgtgagacggggcaattccagctgccggaagagatttcccctgaactagaagaacaagtcagaggtttctcccagaaaacgattgctctgtcggagactctgagggagttcaaag ACatgctgccctctgcactggacagagcaagaggaaagtcacttggagctttcagacagg CATTTCCAGTCTCCAAAActgatgtgatctcctgggtggagcaagaggaggagctgCGGGTCCCAGATCCTCcgagctgtgaggaaggggagatcatcagcaacacccacacag GTGACAGGACACTGACTGAGAACCATGAaaagagtcttcagcaggaaggactggagcaagtgtctccatgtgGACTATTATTGAGACGATCTGAAGGACATGTTTTCCAGATacgtgagcaaggagagagctgtgagagtcagcatagcccagaaaagcagcagggaaatcatctaggagagggacagggtaactccaggagcacaggggagaaaagaaacacagaaaccgtccaacaggaaatcccccatcaacagtcaccctgtacgtgtagtgactgtgaaactctACCTGAACATCAAAGGGTCCAtacaggagagaagcccttcaagtgctctgactctgggaaaagcttcagtgagcactcacactttacaaaccatcagaaaatacatacaagagacacaccccataactgctctgactgtgggaaaaacttcagtacaaactcaCACTTGGTTATCCATAGGAtggctcacacaggagagaagcctttcaattgctctgactgcgggaaaaacttcagtcagaagtcaaaccttgttacccataggaagagccacacaggaaagaaacccttcacttgctctgactgcgggaaaaacttcagtagtaGCTCAAGCCTTGTTGCCCataggaggagccacacaggggagaaacctttcaattgctctgactgcgagaaaagcttcagtcagatttcaacccttgttagacataggaggacccacacaggggaaaaacccttctactgctctgactgtgggaaaagcttcagtagtaaTGGAGAACTTATTAACCATtggaggatccacacaggagagaaacctttcaattgctctgactgcgggaaaagcttcagtcagaagtcaaaccttgttacccataggaagagccacacaggagagaaacctttccattgctctgactgtggacaaagcttcagTAACAGCACAAGCCTTGTTAGTCATAGGAttacccacacaggagagaaacccttctactgttctgactgtgggaaaagcttccgtaGAAGCtcaaaccttgttacccatagcaggagccacacaggagagaaacctttcaattgctctgactgtgggaaaagcttcagtcagatttCACACCTTGTTAGTCATAGgatgacccacacaggagagaaacccttctactgctctgactgtgggaaaagcttcagaagaAACTcagaccttgttatccataggaggatccatacaggagagaaaccttacaattgctctgactgcgggaaaagcttcagtcacagctCAAGCCTTTTATACcataagagaacccacacaggaaagaaactttacaattgctctgactgtgggaaaagcttcagtcagtgctCCTGCGTTACTAGCCATCAGAATACATACACAAGAGTCGCCTTATAA
- the LOC142821597 gene encoding uncharacterized protein LOC142821597 isoform X2, whose translation MAAERSLESVREEAPRPVCLEDFTAPVTLECGNNSCQAPLSPQGRDTEQQGPLRPNRQLANVVELAKPLSFQAAKRARWDGVCGEHQEALKLFCEEDQTPICVVCDRSQAHMVMPLQEAAQEYKEKLETHLKTLREEREKLLRRKTAAEGKSQEYLDVRSALSRCETGQFQLPEEISPELEEQVRGFSQKTIALSETLREFKDMLPSALDRARGKSLGAFRQAFPVSKTDVISWVEQEEELRVPDPPSCEEGEIISNTHTGDRTLTENHEKSLQQEGLEQVSPCGLLLRRSEGHVFQIREQGESCESQHSPEKQQGNHLGEGQGNSRSTGEKRNTETVQQEIPHQQSPCTCSDCETLPEHQRVHTGEKPFKCSDSGKSFSEHSHFTNHQKIHTRDTPHNCSDCGKNFSTNSHLVIHRMAHTGEKPFNCSDCGKNFSQKSNLVTHRKSHTGKKPFTCSDCGKNFSSSSSLVAHRRSHTGEKPFNCSDCEKSFSQISTLVRHRRTHTGEKPFYCSDCGKSFSSNGELINHWRIHTGEKPFNCSDCGKSFSQKSNLVTHRKSHTGEKPFHCSDCGQSFSNSTSLVSHRITHTGEKPFYCSDCGKSFRRSSNLVTHSRSHTGEKPFNCSDCGKSFSQISHLVSHRMTHTGEKPFYCSDCGKSFRRNSDLVIHRRIHTGEKPYNCSDCGKSFSHSSSLLYHKRTHTGKKLYNCSDCGKSFSQCSCVTSHQNTYTRVAL comes from the exons atggctgcagagcgcTCCCTGGAAAGTGTCCGGGAGGAAGCGCCGCGTCCcgtctgtctggaggatttcacagcccctgtcactctggagtgtgggaacaattcctgccaggcccccctcagccctcagggcagagacactgagcagcagggacccctccggcccaaccggcagctggcaaacgtggtggaactagccaagccgctgagtttccaggcagcaaagagagcaagatgggacggggtgtgcggggagcaccaggaggctctgaagctgttctgtgaagaggatcaaactcccatctgtgtggtgtgtgacagatcccaggctcacaTGGTGATGCCcttacaggaagctgcccaggagtacaag gaaaaattggagactcatttgaagactctgagggaggagagagaaaagctgctgagaaggaaaacagcagcagaagggaaaagccaggagtatctg GACGTCAGAAGCGCCCTGAGTAG gtgtgagacggggcaattccagctgccggaagagatttcccctgaactagaagaacaagtcagaggtttctcccagaaaacgattgctctgtcggagactctgagggagttcaaag ACatgctgccctctgcactggacagagcaagaggaaagtcacttggagctttcagacagg CATTTCCAGTCTCCAAAActgatgtgatctcctgggtggagcaagaggaggagctgCGGGTCCCAGATCCTCcgagctgtgaggaaggggagatcatcagcaacacccacacag GTGACAGGACACTGACTGAGAACCATGAaaagagtcttcagcaggaaggactggagcaagtgtctccatgtgGACTATTATTGAGACGATCTGAAGGACATGTTTTCCAGATacgtgagcaaggagagagctgtgagagtcagcatagcccagaaaagcagcagggaaatcatctaggagagggacagggtaactccaggagcacaggggagaaaagaaacacagaaaccgtccaacaggaaatcccccatcaacagtcaccctgtacgtgtagtgactgtgaaactctACCTGAACATCAAAGGGTCCAtacaggagagaagcccttcaagtgctctgactctgggaaaagcttcagtgagcactcacactttacaaaccatcagaaaatacatacaagagacacaccccataactgctctgactgtgggaaaaacttcagtacaaactcaCACTTGGTTATCCATAGGAtggctcacacaggagagaagcctttcaattgctctgactgcgggaaaaacttcagtcagaagtcaaaccttgttacccataggaagagccacacaggaaagaaacccttcacttgctctgactgcgggaaaaacttcagtagtaGCTCAAGCCTTGTTGCCCataggaggagccacacaggggagaaacctttcaattgctctgactgcgagaaaagcttcagtcagatttcaacccttgttagacataggaggacccacacaggggaaaaacccttctactgctctgactgtgggaaaagcttcagtagtaaTGGAGAACTTATTAACCATtggaggatccacacaggagagaaacctttcaattgctctgactgcgggaaaagcttcagtcagaagtcaaaccttgttacccataggaagagccacacaggagagaaacctttccattgctctgactgtggacaaagcttcagTAACAGCACAAGCCTTGTTAGTCATAGGAttacccacacaggagagaaacccttctactgttctgactgtgggaaaagcttccgtaGAAGCtcaaaccttgttacccatagcaggagccacacaggagagaaacctttcaattgctctgactgtgggaaaagcttcagtcagatttCACACCTTGTTAGTCATAGgatgacccacacaggagagaaacccttctactgctctgactgtgggaaaagcttcagaagaAACTcagaccttgttatccataggaggatccatacaggagagaaaccttacaattgctctgactgcgggaaaagcttcagtcacagctCAAGCCTTTTATACcataagagaacccacacaggaaagaaactttacaattgctctgactgtgggaaaagcttcagtcagtgctCCTGCGTTACTAGCCATCAGAATACATACACAAGAGTCGCCTTATAA